The genomic interval GTCGCAATAAATCATTAACAGTAATCCCTGATTGGTTCATTCTTTATCACCTACTTATTGAATTTCTCTTGCTTCATTATGTCTATCCATGAAAAGAGGCCTCCTATTTTAATTGGAAGCCTCTATCCTTTATTCTATAATCTTTACTGCACTCTCATCGCCAAATCTCCTGTTTTTACCCAGCCTACACGAAGAATGACAAAATACAAAGGTAGTGTAATAACAATTGGAAGTATCATACCAACTGCCACATAGATTAGAAATCCATTCAATCCTTGTGTTGCCATAATGCTAATTGGTGCAATTAAGGAATTCAATCCTAATCCAGCTAATTCATACGTTGCTGTAAACCCAAATCCTAATGTAGCAATTGGTGCACAAATGACTGCTGCTACAAAAGGCGGAATGATTAACAATGGATTTTTCACAAGATTCGGAAACTGTACTTTTGGTGTAATGATTGATTGTGCAAGAAATCCTCCTAAATCATTTTGACGAAGAGACATTGCTGTAAATCCGACAAATTGTACAGTACAACCGATTAACGCTGCTGCGCTTGAAACGGGATCCATTTGTAACGCGATTGCTAAAGCTGCCGATGATGCTGGAGTCATAAGCAGGATGCTCCATACTAAGGAGATAACCATTGGCGCTACTAGTGGATAGCCTTGAACAGAAGTAGTAATTTGTGCACTAATCCATTCCAACATTGGTGTTGTTACTGCTGCTAAACCAACTCCTGCCATGCCTCCAACTAAAATCGCTGCAGCTGGAATTGCTACCATGTCTAAGATTGTTTTTCCATTCACCCTTTTCCCAACGTATGTTGCAACAACTGCCGCTAGTACTGCACTGATTGGCTGGCCTGAAACCAGTACCATTCCTGCATCTGTTGCATGTAGAGCATTTCCGCCAATGGTGCTACAGACCATTGCACTAAAAATTACTAATGTGTTTCCGCCTAATTGATAGGCAATTCCTGCCCCAAATGCAGGTGCTAGTAATACCTTTGCTACTCCGCCAATTTGGATTAATATATCCCAGCCAAATGCTTTACCGATCGATTCTAACAGCAATCCCATTCCCAATGTAACTAGTACTGCGTTAGACATTCCTGCTGAGGCTTTATACATTCGTTCCATAAAATACTCTTTGTTTTTCATTGTTTCTCTTCTCCTCTATTAGAAATATAATTATATAAATGGCTATTTTTATACTTTTTGTTGAGATTAACCAGCCAATAAAAACAAAAAAACCTGTCCAATTTTTGGATAGGCACTTTCAATCCTTGTAAACTGTTCAGTGCCTTGTTTTTAAATAACAAAAACTGGACTAAACAATTCCCGATATGTTAAAGAGGGATTATTTAATCCTAAGAGCATAATATGAGTATAATAATCAGTAATGTATTTGCTTTGATCTTCATGATATGCTCCTCCTAAACGGTTTATTGTGTAGTTATAATATCACCAATATTCTGAAAATGTAAATAATTATTTTATTTCAGAATATATAAAAGCGTTATCATCAAAATCACATTGTAAAATCATTTGTCTATTTTGGGATAAAATGATAATAAATATAGAAAGATTAAATCGATATGAAGGGTAGAGGTGATTTTTTTTACTAAACTGAAGTTTTGTCAGAATATTTAACAAAAAAGAGTGGCGAACCACTCTTAGATAATTTCCGTATTCTTCGTTTCTTTTCCAAAGAAAAGTACTACTGCAGCTCCAATTAACACAGCAATACAAAAAATAGTAAAGATAGATGGAATGGATACATTTTGTGCTGTTAAGTAAGGGACTAATAATGGTCCGAGGATTCCTCCAACCCTTCCCACAGCTGCGGCCATTCCTGCACCTGTTCCACGCACTTTCGTAGAATATTGTTCCGGTGTATAAGCATAAAGAGCTCCCCATGCCCCTAAATTGAAGAAGGATAAAAGAATTCCTGCTGTAAGTAGCATTGCTGTACTATCAGCTAGCCCAAACATAAACGCACTTCCTGCTGTGCCAACTAAAAATAATACTAAGACAAATTTTCTTCCTGCTTTTTCAATTAGATAGGCCGCAACTGCATAGCCTGGCAATTGTGCCAATGTCATAATTAATACGTATTCAAAGCTCTTAATCATACTAAATCCTTGTGAAACCATTACACTTGGAAGCCATAAAAACATTCCATAATAAGAGAACACTACACAAAACCATAAAACCCATAATGTTGCCGTTTGCTTTCGGTTTTCCTTTGTCCAAACCGCTTGCATGCTTTCCTTAACCGTTAATTTCTTTTCCTTTTCTACTTTTAAAAACTTCGGTGAATCTGGCAAATGCAATCGTAAATAGATTGCATAAAATGCGGGAAGTACGCTAATTAATAAGGCTGCTTGCCATCCATACTTTGGAATAACAAAATAAGAAATTACTGCTGCTAGTAACCAGCCAAAAGCCCAAAAGCTTTCAAGTAGCACTACAACTCTTCCACGTTTTTCCTTTGGAACACTCTCTGAAACAAGTGTAGATGCTACCGGTAACTCTCCGCCGAGTCCCATCCCAATAAAGAAACGCAGAATTAAAAAGATTGTTAAAGAACTAGTGAAGGCAGACAATCCACTACCAATAGAAAATAATAATAGAGTAATCATGAAAACATGCTTTCTACCAATTCTATCTGCCATTAACCCAAAAATAAGCGCTCCGACTGCCATTCCAATGGAATTCATGCTGCCTATCCAGCCCATTTCTTTTCCTGTTAATCCCCAATCTGCTTGGAGTGCAGTAATAATAAAAGAAAGCATCCCGACGTCCATCGCATCGAACATCCACCCAAGTCCTGCAATACCAAGAATTTTTCTATTTGATATTTCTTTTTTCATTTTTTTCCTCCCAGTTTTTTCTTAGGCTTTCCTATATGTATCCTATTTATGAAAACTATCTACTATAATAACACTTGTCATGACACGAATCATTACATTTTATTTAATTTTTATTCTAATTATTTCCCATTCAGTTTACAGTTTGACCATCTTCTTTTCTGGGTATATAATCCAATTACAAATGGCTCCCATTTGTAATTATTAGTGTAAAG from Niallia sp. FSL W8-0635 carries:
- a CDS encoding PTS transporter subunit IIC, which produces MKNKEYFMERMYKASAGMSNAVLVTLGMGLLLESIGKAFGWDILIQIGGVAKVLLAPAFGAGIAYQLGGNTLVIFSAMVCSTIGGNALHATDAGMVLVSGQPISAVLAAVVATYVGKRVNGKTILDMVAIPAAAILVGGMAGVGLAAVTTPMLEWISAQITTSVQGYPLVAPMVISLVWSILLMTPASSAALAIALQMDPVSSAAALIGCTVQFVGFTAMSLRQNDLGGFLAQSIITPKVQFPNLVKNPLLIIPPFVAAVICAPIATLGFGFTATYELAGLGLNSLIAPISIMATQGLNGFLIYVAVGMILPIVITLPLYFVILRVGWVKTGDLAMRVQ
- a CDS encoding MFS transporter — its product is MKKEISNRKILGIAGLGWMFDAMDVGMLSFIITALQADWGLTGKEMGWIGSMNSIGMAVGALIFGLMADRIGRKHVFMITLLLFSIGSGLSAFTSSLTIFLILRFFIGMGLGGELPVASTLVSESVPKEKRGRVVVLLESFWAFGWLLAAVISYFVIPKYGWQAALLISVLPAFYAIYLRLHLPDSPKFLKVEKEKKLTVKESMQAVWTKENRKQTATLWVLWFCVVFSYYGMFLWLPSVMVSQGFSMIKSFEYVLIMTLAQLPGYAVAAYLIEKAGRKFVLVLFLVGTAGSAFMFGLADSTAMLLTAGILLSFFNLGAWGALYAYTPEQYSTKVRGTGAGMAAAVGRVGGILGPLLVPYLTAQNVSIPSIFTIFCIAVLIGAAVVLFFGKETKNTEII